GTCGGTCTTGCTGTAGCCCATGTCGAGATAGAACGGCGTCGCGAGCGCGGTGCACAGCGAGTCGCCGAGCTTGTAGAGGAACAGGAACGCGAGCACGAGCAGCGCCGAACGCAGCCCGTGGCGACCGAAGAACTCGCGGAACGGCTCGACGACCGCCGCGCGCAGCGTGCGCGGCGTGCCGACGGCTTCGCGCGGCTCGCTCGAGAAGACCGTCATCGCGACGCCCGGCAGCATGAACAGCGCAGTGATCACGAACACCGGACCCCACGCGAGGTGGTCGGCGAGGATCAGCGACAGCGAGCCGGGCACGAGGCCGGCGACGCGGTACGCGTTCACGTGGATCGCGTTGCCGAGGCCGAGCTCGATCTCGGGAAGGATTTCGCGGCGGAATGCGTCGAGCGCGATGTCCTGCGTTGCCGACAGCAGCGCGATCGCGGCGGTCAGCCCGACGACGAAGCCGAGGTCGGTGACGGGCGACAGCTGGCCGAGCCACGCGATCGCGGCGACCAGCCCGAGCTGCGACACCAGCATCCAGCCGCGGCGCCGGCCCAGCCACGGCAGGATGCCGAAGCGGTCGAGCAGCGGTGCCCACAGGAACTTCCAGGTGTACGGGAACTGGATCAGCGCGAACGCGCCGATCGCTTTCAGCGACAGGCCTTCGGTCTTCAGCCAGGCCGGCACGAGGTTCAGCAGCAGGTACAGCGGCAGGCCCGATGCGAAGCCGGTGAAGATGCAGATCAGCATGCGGCGGTTCAGCAGCACTTCGAGCCAGGCAGGGCGGCGCAATTCGGACACGAGGGGCACTCGGCGAAGGGTGGCGCGCATTATCCCAGATTGCGCCGGCGATCCGCGTTGCCGTCGAGGAAGGCGACGAGCGGAGACCGTCAGGCGGTCCGCCACGCGCTGCGCAGCGAGTTTTCCACGACGTCCGCGGTCACCGGGCGACTGAAATGGAAACCCTGCAGCTCGTCGCAGCCGAGTTCGCGCAGGCGCGCGACCTGGACTGCCGACTCGACCCCTTCGGCGATCACCGACAGCCCGAGGTTGTGCGCGAGCGACACTGCGGCGGCGACGATCATCGCATCGTTCGCATCGTGCTCGATGTCGGAAACGAAGGAGCGGTCGATTTTCAGGTGGTCGAGCGGGAACAGCTTGAGGTAGGACAGCGACGAGTGCCCGGTGCCGAAATCGTCGATCGCGATGCGCACGCCCAGATCCTTCAGCGCCTGCAGCAGCGCGACCGCTTCGCCCGGGTTGTCCATGACTGCGCTTTCGGTGATTTCGAGTTCGAGCAGCCCGGGGCGCAGGCCGTTCGCCGCGAGCGTTGTCGACACCGTGCTGACGAGGCATTTCTCGCGCAGCTGGCGCACCGACAGGTTGACCGAGATGCGCAGCTCCGGCAGCCCCGCGTCGAGCCACTGCCGCGCCTGCCGGCAGGCCTCGCGAAGCACCCACGTGCCGATCTCGACGATGACGCCCGTTTCCTCGGCGAGCGGGATGAAGCGCAGCGGCGCGATCAGCCCGTCCTGCGGGTGACGCCAGCGCACCAGCGCTTCGAGCCCGGTGAGGTGCCCGTGACGCGCGTCGAACTGCGGCTGGTACCACAGCTCGAATTCGCCGCGTGCGACAGCGCCGCGCAGCTTGCGCTCGAGATCGAGCCGCGCCGTCGCAGCACGGTTCATCTCGTCGGTGTAGAACTGGAACTTCGCGCGCCCCGCGGCTTTGGCGTGATACATCGCGGTGTCGGCGTTGCGCATCAGCGCCGCCGGGTCGGCGCTGTCGTCGGGAAACAGGCTGATGCCGATCGACGGCGTCGTGTGAAGCTCGGTCGCCTCGACGCAATACGGCGCGGACAGCTCCGCGAGCAGCTTCGCCGCGACGTGCGTGACGTCGTGCGCGCCGCCGATGCCTTGCAGCACGACGACGAATTCGTCGCCGCCGAGGCGCGCGACGGTGTCCGTTTCGCGCACCGCCTCGCGCAGGCGCCGTGCGACCTGCTTCAGCAGTTCATCTCCGACCGGGTGGCCGAGGGAGTCGTTGATGTGCTTGAAGCGATCCAGATCGAGGAACATCACCGCCAGCCGCTGCCCGTTGCGCCGCGCCTCGGCGACCGACAGCTGCAGTCGGGCGGTCAGCGAGAAGCGGTTCGCGAGGCCGGTCAGCGTGTCGTGGTAGGCCAGATGCTGGATATCCGCCTCGGCGCGCTTGCGCGCGGTGATGTCCGAGAAAATCGCGATGAAATGCGTGATCGCCCGCGTTTCGGGATCGCGCACGCCGTTGATCATCAACGCGCGCGGATAGCGTTGCCCGTTGCAGCGCACGCCCGTCGTTTCCCCCGACCACGAACCGTGCGCGCTGACGATCGCCCAGACGGTGCGCGAATCCGGCCCGCCCTCGCCCTCCTCGCCGTCCTCGCCGCCGGGGCGAAAGCACGTGCCTTGCGCCGCCGCCGCAGCGATGCCGGTGATCTCGGTGTAGGCAGGGTTGACCGACACGATGCGATGGCCCAGGTCGGTGATGACGATCGCGTCGGGGCTGTTTTCGAACACTTTGTCCGCGAGCTGCAGGCGCTCCTCGTCGCGCTTGCGCGCAGTGATGTCGGCGTAGGTCGTGACGAAGCCGCCCTGCGGCAGCGGCTGACCCTGGACGAGCAGCACCGTGCCGTCGCGCCGGCGGCGCTCGAAGCTGTGCGGCGCCGCGTGACGCGCGCGGGCGAGAAGCTCGGCGACGACCTGGTCCGGGTCGCCGGGGCCGTACTCGCCGCGCGCGGCGTTGTAGCGGAACAGCGTCTCGAGCGATGGCAGGCGATCGGCAAACAGGTCCGGCGGGAAATCGAGCAAACGCTTGAATTCCTCGTTGCACGCGACGAGCTGCAGCTCGTGGTCGACGAGCGACACGGCGCACGGAATGTGGTCGAGGATCGTCTGCAGCATCGCCGCGCGCTGCACCACTTCATTTTCCCCGCAGGCGTGTACGGTCACGCCCGCGTCGGCGGTCATGAAAATGCCCGCCCTCCCCGCCTGGGCGGCGCTGGAAATCCCCCCGGCAACGAGCGCTTCGCGGCGGCGGCGATAACGGCGGTAGATCGGGCGTCCTGCGGCGAGCAGCACCGCCAGCGTCAGCACTCCGGCGCCAAAACCCGCAGTCGCCGGCGCGGTGGCGGCCGGTGCGTCGCTCTGCCTCGCAGCGGTGCCCGACGCGAGCGCGAGACCGGCGGGTGCAGCGAGGACGACGGACAATGCGAATGAAAGGAGAACCGTCTTGTGCGAAAACATGCCGGCAGGTTATGAGCGGTTGGGAGCGTTGCCATCCGGAGCCCATCCGCGCAGGACCAGCCCAGTCTGGGGCGATTCTGACAGCCCGTTTCCGGCCTTACAAGCCTGCACTGCAACGATACGCGCGCGTATGGGCTTGCCCGCGGCACCCCGGCACCCGAGAATGGGGTTCGGGGCAATCCAATTGATAACCACTGGAAGGGAGACGAACATGAGCCTGCACGTCGTCGTATCGTTCGGCGCGGGACGCGACTATGAATTCACGGTGCACGAGGCCGACACGGCGGACCTGACGAAGGATCAGGCGCGTGCCTGGCTGTCGCAGGAGTTCGAGACGCTCGAATGCACGCCGTCGAACCCGATGGGGAAGATTCTTGCGCTCGACATGATCCTCAACGTCGCCAAATATGGCGGCGAGGAGCGTTTCAGGCAGGCCGACGAGTGGGCGCAGCGCTTCGCGGCAGTCGCCACGGTCGTGCTCGGGCGCCCGGTGCTGAAAGTGGACGTCGCGAACTTCGTCGTCGGCTGAGCACGCCGGGTCCGCGGTGGCGGCCGCGCAGTACCGCGGCTTGTCGCGGACCGCTTCAGTCGGGGCGGCCGAGCCGATACACCGCGACGCTGGCGAGGAAGTTCGGCTCTTCCTCGATCAGCGTGCTCTCGTCGAAAGCCAGGCGCTCGCGCACGACGATGCCGTTCATTGCGCACAGCGCATCGAAGTCCGCGATCGTGAAGAAGCGCACGTTCGGCGTGTTGAACCACTGGTGCGGCAGGCTTTCCGAAACCGGCATGTGGCCGTTGAGGATGCTCTGGCGGTGGCGCCAGTAGCCGAAGTTCGGGAAGCTGACGACCGCTTCGCGGCCGACGCGCAGCATCTCGGCGAGGATGCCCTGGGTGTTGTGCATCGCCTGCAGCGACAGGCTCATGATGACGTGGTCGAAGAAGCCGTCTTCGAGCCCGGCGAGGCCTTTTTCCATGTCCATCTGGATCACATTGACGCCGTTGCGCACGCACGCCAGCAATTTGTCCGCGTCGTTCTCGACACCGTACCCCTGCACCTCGCGGACTTCAGCGAGGTGCCTGAGCAGGCTGCCGTCCCCGCAGCCCAGATCGAGCACCCGCTCGCCCGGCGAAATCCACTTCGTGATCACTTCGTAGTCGTAGCGGTAGGCCATCGTCAAACCTTGATGCGGTCGAAATAGGCGGCAAGCAGCCCGTGGTAATGCGCGTCGTCGAGCAGGAACGAGTCGTGCCCGGCGTCGCTCTCGATCTGCGCGTAGCTGACGTTGCGGCGGTTGTGCAGCAGGCTGTAGACGATCTCGCGGCTTCTCGCCGGCGAGAAGCGCCAGTCGGTCGAAAACGACACGACGAGGAAGTCCGCGCTCGCGCGCGCGAGCGCCGCGCGCAGCAGGCCGCCATGCTCGAACGCGGGGTCGAAGTAGTCGAGCGCCTTGGTCGTCAGCAGATAGGTATTGGCGTCGAAGAAGCCGGCGAACTTGTCGCCCTGGTAGCGCAGGTAGGACTCGATCTCGAACTCGACGTCATAGCTGTAGACCGCTTTGCCGTGGCGCAGCGTGCGGCCGAATTTGTCGGCCATCGCATCGTCGGACAGGTAAGTGATGTGGCCGAGCATGCGCGCGAGCTTCAGCCCGCGTGCCGGCACGACGCCGTGCTCGTAGTAGTGCCCGCCGTGGAAGTCCGGGTCGCTCAGGATCGCCTGACGCGCGACTTCGTTGAACGCGATGTTCTGCGCGGTGAGCCGTGGTGCCGACGCGATCAGCACCGCGTGCGCGATGCGCTCCGGGTACTGCAGCGTCCACGACAGCGCCTGCATGCCGCCCAGGCTGCCGCCGACGACTGCCGCGAAACGTTCGATGCCAAGGCGGTCGGCGAGCCGCGCCTGGACCGCGACCCAGTCCTCGACGGTGACGAACGGGAAATCCGCACCCCACGGTTTGCCGCTCGCCGGATTGATCGACGCCGGGCCCGTCGTGCCGTGGCACCCGCCGAGGTTATTGACGCCGATGACGAAGAACTTGCGCGTATCGAGCGGCTTGCCGGGTCCGACGAGGTTGTCCCACCAGCCGATGTTGCCGGGATCGTCGGCATAGTGGCCGGCGACGTGGTGCGAGCCGGACAGCGCATGGCATACCAGCACGGCGTTGCTGCGTGCGGCATTGAGCTCGCCGTAGGTTTCGTACAGGAGTTCGTATTCGGGCAGCGCGTCGCCGCTGCGCAGCGGCAGCGGCTCGGCGAAATGCGCCCGCTGCGGGACGACGACGCCGACGGATTGGGGTTGGATCATGTTGTTCGCTGTAGACAAAAAAACCCAGCCGGCTGGGAAACGCGGACTGGGTCGCCCTCGCTTTAGCCGGATTTATTGAGCGCCCGCAAGCTGTGGTTCAAATCGGCGCGTGAAGGCGAAAAATTAGCGTGGCCGTGCGCAATTGTCAAATTCGCCGCACGACCGGCTCAGGCGGCGAACATGATGCGGTCCCGCCCCTCGTGCTTGGCGAGGTACAGCGCGTCGTCGACCCGTTTCATGAATTCCGCGAGCTCCTCGCCGGGTCGGCAGCTGCCGACCCCGAGCGAGACGGTGATGCGCAGCTGCCGCTCGTCGATGATGAACGGATCGCCCCCGACGCAGGCGCGCAGCCGCTCGGCGTTGTCGCCTGCGGTGCAGGGTTCGGTGTCCGGCAGCATCACGAGGAACTCTTCCCCGCCCCAGCGCGCGCATACATCGTATTCGCGCACTGAGGCCGCGAGGCGCGCCGCGACGGCCGTCAGCGCGTGGTCGCCGAACTCGTGCCCCCAAGTGTCGTTGATGTCCTTGAAGTGGTCGATGTCGATGATCATGATGACGAACGAGCGGCCGCCGCGCTGGGCACGCAGATGCTCCTCGCGCAAGCGCTTCAGCGCATGGCGCCGGTTCGGCAGCCCGGTGAGGGCGTCGCGATGGGACAGCCATTCGAGCCGCTGGTTGAGTTCGCGCAGCATGCCCTGGTACTGGTCGC
The window above is part of the Azoarcus sp. PA01 genome. Proteins encoded here:
- the siaD gene encoding biofilm regulation diguanylate cyclase SiaD, producing the protein MNSAFPLRPGEHPLHERIEALLSDPEHRDNPLRAPLAELYDAFSDHLCQLERITRISDHYQAAERDRGAGHAVNYRRQLRRLEKIVRISDQYQGMLRELNQRLEWLSHRDALTGLPNRRHALKRLREEHLRAQRGGRSFVIMIIDIDHFKDINDTWGHEFGDHALTAVAARLAASVREYDVCARWGGEEFLVMLPDTEPCTAGDNAERLRACVGGDPFIIDERQLRITVSLGVGSCRPGEELAEFMKRVDDALYLAKHEGRDRIMFAA
- a CDS encoding homoserine O-acetyltransferase, producing MIQPQSVGVVVPQRAHFAEPLPLRSGDALPEYELLYETYGELNAARSNAVLVCHALSGSHHVAGHYADDPGNIGWWDNLVGPGKPLDTRKFFVIGVNNLGGCHGTTGPASINPASGKPWGADFPFVTVEDWVAVQARLADRLGIERFAAVVGGSLGGMQALSWTLQYPERIAHAVLIASAPRLTAQNIAFNEVARQAILSDPDFHGGHYYEHGVVPARGLKLARMLGHITYLSDDAMADKFGRTLRHGKAVYSYDVEFEIESYLRYQGDKFAGFFDANTYLLTTKALDYFDPAFEHGGLLRAALARASADFLVVSFSTDWRFSPARSREIVYSLLHNRRNVSYAQIESDAGHDSFLLDDAHYHGLLAAYFDRIKV
- the metW gene encoding methionine biosynthesis protein MetW, with amino-acid sequence MAYRYDYEVITKWISPGERVLDLGCGDGSLLRHLAEVREVQGYGVENDADKLLACVRNGVNVIQMDMEKGLAGLEDGFFDHVIMSLSLQAMHNTQGILAEMLRVGREAVVSFPNFGYWRHRQSILNGHMPVSESLPHQWFNTPNVRFFTIADFDALCAMNGIVVRERLAFDESTLIEEEPNFLASVAVYRLGRPD
- a CDS encoding AmpG family muropeptide MFS transporter — protein: MLICIFTGFASGLPLYLLLNLVPAWLKTEGLSLKAIGAFALIQFPYTWKFLWAPLLDRFGILPWLGRRRGWMLVSQLGLVAAIAWLGQLSPVTDLGFVVGLTAAIALLSATQDIALDAFRREILPEIELGLGNAIHVNAYRVAGLVPGSLSLILADHLAWGPVFVITALFMLPGVAMTVFSSEPREAVGTPRTLRAAVVEPFREFFGRHGLRSALLVLAFLFLYKLGDSLCTALATPFYLDMGYSKTDIGIVAKNAGLWPSVIGGILGGLWMLRLGINRALWLFGLVQVVTILGFVWLAWLGPMPSDAGRLAVLAIVIGGEAIGVGLGTTAFVAYMARTTHPAYTATQLALFTSLMAMPRTFINASAGWLVERMGWYDFFWACFFLAIPGMLLLMKVAPWNGEAKAVAAMPGRA
- a CDS encoding EAL domain-containing protein; this translates as MFSHKTVLLSFALSVVLAAPAGLALASGTAARQSDAPAATAPATAGFGAGVLTLAVLLAAGRPIYRRYRRRREALVAGGISSAAQAGRAGIFMTADAGVTVHACGENEVVQRAAMLQTILDHIPCAVSLVDHELQLVACNEEFKRLLDFPPDLFADRLPSLETLFRYNAARGEYGPGDPDQVVAELLARARHAAPHSFERRRRDGTVLLVQGQPLPQGGFVTTYADITARKRDEERLQLADKVFENSPDAIVITDLGHRIVSVNPAYTEITGIAAAAAQGTCFRPGGEDGEEGEGGPDSRTVWAIVSAHGSWSGETTGVRCNGQRYPRALMINGVRDPETRAITHFIAIFSDITARKRAEADIQHLAYHDTLTGLANRFSLTARLQLSVAEARRNGQRLAVMFLDLDRFKHINDSLGHPVGDELLKQVARRLREAVRETDTVARLGGDEFVVVLQGIGGAHDVTHVAAKLLAELSAPYCVEATELHTTPSIGISLFPDDSADPAALMRNADTAMYHAKAAGRAKFQFYTDEMNRAATARLDLERKLRGAVARGEFELWYQPQFDARHGHLTGLEALVRWRHPQDGLIAPLRFIPLAEETGVIVEIGTWVLREACRQARQWLDAGLPELRISVNLSVRQLREKCLVSTVSTTLAANGLRPGLLELEITESAVMDNPGEAVALLQALKDLGVRIAIDDFGTGHSSLSYLKLFPLDHLKIDRSFVSDIEHDANDAMIVAAAVSLAHNLGLSVIAEGVESAVQVARLRELGCDELQGFHFSRPVTADVVENSLRSAWRTA